Proteins encoded by one window of Blautia faecicola:
- a CDS encoding dihydroorotate dehydrogenase electron transfer subunit: protein MKKKEICTVICQKEIGDGIFSMWIQTENIGKEAKPGQFVSLYSKDGSKLLPRPISLCEIDRENSRLRLVYRVTGTKTGTEEFSGLKAGDTIPVIGPLGNGFPVEKAEGKRVFLMGGGIGVPPILELAKQMQCEKKQIVVGYRNAQTFLKEEFEAAGELYISTEDGSVGTKGNVMDAIREQKLEADIIYACGPTPMLRAIKQYAEANNIECYISLEERMACGIGACLACVCKSKEKDAHSNVNNKRICKDGPVFLSTEVEI, encoded by the coding sequence ATGAAAAAGAAAGAAATCTGTACTGTGATCTGTCAGAAAGAAATTGGTGACGGAATTTTCAGCATGTGGATTCAGACGGAAAACATCGGGAAAGAAGCAAAACCGGGACAGTTTGTATCGTTGTATAGTAAGGATGGAAGCAAACTACTTCCCCGTCCGATCAGTCTTTGTGAGATCGACCGGGAAAACAGTCGCCTTCGCCTGGTGTACCGTGTCACGGGAACGAAGACCGGAACCGAAGAATTTTCCGGACTGAAAGCCGGAGATACGATCCCAGTGATCGGACCGCTGGGAAATGGTTTCCCTGTAGAAAAAGCAGAGGGAAAACGAGTTTTTCTGATGGGCGGAGGTATCGGAGTACCGCCGATCCTGGAACTGGCAAAACAGATGCAGTGCGAGAAAAAACAAATCGTTGTGGGATACCGCAACGCGCAGACCTTCTTAAAAGAAGAATTTGAAGCAGCCGGAGAACTGTATATTTCCACAGAAGATGGCAGCGTGGGAACAAAGGGAAATGTAATGGATGCAATCCGGGAACAGAAACTGGAAGCGGATATCATCTATGCCTGCGGTCCGACACCGATGCTTCGGGCGATCAAACAGTATGCCGAGGCAAATAATATCGAATGTTATATTTCACTGGAAGAGCGTATGGCATGCGGTATCGGTGCCTGCCTGGCATGTGTCTGCAAGTCAAAAGAAAAAGATGCACACAGCAACGTGAACAATAAGAGAATCTGTAAAGACGGACCGGTCTTTCTTTCTACGGAGGTGGAAATCTGA
- the pyrF gene encoding orotidine-5'-phosphate decarboxylase: MINKLIEKIQKTHAPIVVGLDPMLNYVPEHIQKRAFAEYGETLEGAAEAIWQFNKEIVDATYDLIPAVKPQVAMYEQFGIEGVKAFKKTVDYCHEKGLVVIGDVKRGDIGSTSEAYAVGHLGKVKVGSQQFAGFDEDFATVNPYLGSDGIKPFIKVCKEENKGLFILVKTSNPSSGEFQDRLIDGRPLYEWVGEQVDAWGKEHMGDSYSYIGAVVGATYPEQGKVLRKLMPKTFILVPGYGAQGGRGKDLVHFFNEDGLGAIINSSRGIIAAYKQEAYAQFGSQNFAEASRQAVKDMIADIDGALQAAK, encoded by the coding sequence TCCGATGTTAAATTATGTACCGGAACACATCCAGAAACGTGCATTTGCAGAGTACGGTGAGACACTCGAAGGTGCAGCAGAAGCCATCTGGCAGTTTAATAAAGAAATCGTGGATGCTACCTATGATCTGATCCCGGCGGTAAAACCACAGGTTGCCATGTATGAGCAGTTCGGTATCGAAGGTGTGAAAGCATTTAAAAAGACCGTGGATTACTGCCATGAAAAAGGACTGGTAGTCATCGGTGATGTAAAACGTGGAGATATCGGTTCCACTTCCGAGGCTTATGCGGTAGGTCATCTGGGAAAAGTAAAAGTAGGTTCCCAGCAGTTCGCAGGATTTGATGAGGATTTTGCTACTGTCAATCCGTATCTCGGTTCTGACGGCATCAAACCGTTCATCAAGGTTTGCAAAGAGGAAAACAAAGGCCTGTTTATCCTGGTAAAAACTTCCAACCCGTCCAGCGGAGAGTTCCAGGATCGTCTGATCGACGGTCGTCCGCTGTATGAGTGGGTAGGAGAACAGGTAGATGCGTGGGGCAAAGAACATATGGGCGATTCCTACAGCTATATCGGTGCGGTTGTAGGAGCAACGTATCCGGAACAGGGAAAAGTATTAAGAAAACTGATGCCGAAGACCTTTATTCTGGTACCTGGCTACGGCGCACAGGGCGGAAGAGGAAAAGATCTGGTACATTTCTTTAATGAAGACGGACTGGGTGCGATCATCAACTCTTCCAGAGGTATCATCGCAGCATACAAACAGGAAGCATATGCACAGTTTGGATCTCAGAACTTTGCAGAGGCATCTCGTCAGGCGGTAAAAGATATGATCGCAGATATCGACGGTGCACTGCAGGCGGCAAAATAA